The following coding sequences lie in one Apium graveolens cultivar Ventura chromosome 1, ASM990537v1, whole genome shotgun sequence genomic window:
- the LOC141666210 gene encoding uncharacterized protein LOC141666210 — protein MRRSRNRNSSNQGFDEWTITKALTLSDVDVTHPFLTLPRQPVENHILVHLTQLEQDMLMNKEQVNINAKDEDTGEVHVMKLKWRGSYFNLIGKWGSIVRAKNLEVGREIKICWVNGCLHFSVPEQQVQAVTPMQVVAPPLLLEHWPIKKVLTLSGVDTNHPFLALARRSVEDHILVYWNHQQRELLRNEEQVNVNARDVDTGDMYVMTLKWRGNYYNLFGKWEKILQQKGLGVGKEIKIRWGNGCLNFSVPNDRNVVLLQGQEQWPIKKALTLSDVDTNHPFLTLPGKAVDDHILFYWTVQAREQLRNAHQVDISVRDDDTGALYQMKLKFRGSYYNLIGKWGQIIRGKMLNVGREIRVRWDHECLCFSVPQH, from the coding sequence ATGAGGAGGTCAAGAAACCGTAATTCTTCTAATCAAGGTTTCGATGAGTGGACTATTACGAAGGCCCTCACTTTATCTGATGTTGATGTCACTCATCCATTTCTTACTCTGCCTCGACAACCCGTTGAAAATCATATACTTGTGCATTTGACGCAGCTAGAACAAGATATGTTGATGAATAAGGAGCAAGTAAACATTAATGCTAAAGATGAGGATACCGGTGAAGTTCATGTGATGAAGCTTAAATGGCGTGGGAGTTATTTTAATCTTATTGGAAAATGGGGTAGTATTGTTCGAGCTAAGAATCTTGAGGTTGGGAGAGAGATTAAAATATGTTGGGTTAATGGATGTTTACACTTCTCAGTTCCAGAACAGCAGGTTCAGGCGGTGACACCCATGCAAGTGGTTGCACCACCACTACTTCTTGAACATTGGCCTATTAAAAAGGTTTTGACATTGTCTGGCGTTGATACAAATCATCCATTTCTGGCTTTGGCACGAAGATCGGTTGAAGATCATATTCTAGTTTATTGGAATCATCAACAACGAGAACTTCTAAGAAATGAGGAACAGGTTAATGTGAATGCTCGGGACGTTGATACAGGGGATATGTATGTGATGACATTGAAGTGGCGTGGAAATTATTATAACCTGTTTGGGAAATGGGAAAAGATATTACAGCAAAAGGGTCTAGGTGTTGGAAAAGAGATAAAGATACGTTGGGGCAACGGATGCTTAAACTTTTCAGTTCCGAATGACCGTAATGTTGTGCTACTACAAGGACAGGAACAGTGGCCTATTAAGAAAGCACTAACTTTGTCTGATGTGGACACCAATCATCCATTTCTCACTTTGCCTGGAAAAGCTGTTGATGATCATATTCTCTTTTACTGGACAGTGCAAGCACGGGAACAGTTGAGAAACGCACATCAAGTTGATATTAGTGTCCGAGATGATGACACTGGTGCTCTTTATCAAATGAAGTTGAAATTTCGTGGGAGTTACTATAATCTTATTGGAAAATGGGGACAAATCATTAGGGGGAAGATGCTTAATGTTGGGAGGGAGATTAGAGTACGCTGGGACCATGAATGCTTATGCTTTTCAGTTCCGCAGCATTAG